The genomic DNA ATCGGGACGGTAGTTTGGCTCTGCCATCATGTGCTGCAAATCCTCGATCGTCATGGGATGGAAATTCCAGTGATCGATAAAGGTCTGGTTGTACAGCTCAACTAGTGCGGCATTATCCAGCCCGTCTCGTCCGTTGATCAGGCGGAATCCTTCGGGGAAACTGGGCGCAGGAATCGGCTCGGTCAACAGTCGCCGCATCGTGTAGAACCGTCGCTCGATCGCAAAACCAGACTTCTCCAGAATCTCGATCGTTTGATGCTGCCAATCCACACTGCTGCACTGCAAAACAGGCTGCTGCTGGCGCATTTGTCCGACCTGACGCAGACGTGCCTCTGCCCAGGCGATTGTTTCCTGCTCCAGCCCTTGATAGCGACGATCGGGACGAACGAAGATGCAGAGGAATGCGGTCAGATTGGGATCATCGGCGTCCGAAATCCAGAGTTCGCCCAGTGCCAGCAATTTTCCGTCGGTTTCCCAGAGACGCATATCCTTTGCCGGATCAAAGCCGGGAGAGGTTAGCTCCTGTTCAACTTCCTCAACGCTATAGAATTCCTCTTCGCGATCGGCAGCTTCACACTGGTTAATCAGATCGGTAATTGATTGCAGGTCAATCTGTCCCGCATAGGAGCGAGCCGTTAACGTTAGCATGGGTTCCTCCTAAAGGAATGATAGAGAGATAAATTCGGAGTTAGTAAAGACGATCGATTGATGAACGAGTCGAGGAATATCCGTAAAGGTTCAATCTCCCCTTTCTAAGCGGGGCTAGGGGGGATCTTCAAGGTCTTCACCCCCTTTCCCTTTTTCTTCCTCCTAAGACCTCAACGACGAGATGTGCATTTCCGATACCTGCCACAAATCAAACAGCAGCGCTTCCACTGCCCGATCGATCGCGGCAACAAATACGCCCTCGGTTTCGTGGGTTGTAGAGGCAATCCAGATTCCGCGCAGGCTGATTTCTACCGAGCTGTGGTCGGCGGTTGTTAGGGTGATTTCCTGTTCGGTGCGGTTAATCAGGCGATGCAGGCGATTGAGTCCCGGCAGGTCGGTAGGCAGCAAGAAGGAAGCAGTTCCCGGCTCCAGATGAAAGGATTGGCTGGTGCGTAGGGAAAGCGTTAGCCGCAGGTGCAGCCATTCCTCGATCGATTCCGGCACAAGTTCCAGGTATAAGCCTGTTTCGGTATAGGTCAACTTCAGCATGACCAAAAGACTCCGGTGCAGTTCAAGAGTTCAGCAAAACTTCAGCAGGACTTTCAGCAGGACTTTCAGCAGAGATTCCAGCGAAAGGACAGCGAAAACTTCGGCGGCGAAATTGCAGCAGAACTGGAGACGTGAGCAGGATTGGGAGACTGTTCGTGCAGTCGATGAAAGCAGTCGATTAACGAGAATTCATTAAGACAGCAACAAGCCCCGCCTCCAAAAATCCGTAAGAAGCGGGGAATTAAAACTCGGATTGAGTGTTTAACAGGGTGTAGATTCGGCAGAGAATTGCCATATTGCCCTCCCACATTGCCTAAATAATTGGCTTTCGGATTGTTTGAGTAATGCTGCGCTGAATCCAGGCATGAATCCACCTTTGAATCCAGGCTGGAATCCAAATCTAAATCCCAAAAATTCTGACCGCTCAAAAAATAGCGGTAGCAGTCGCTCGACCCATAGCAGTAAACGCCGCAGTCGCAGCCGCAGCCCCGCTCGGCACAGTCGATCGAGCGATAGTCGTTCCAGGTTAATTCGCAGAATCCGGTCATCCAGCCGATGCGGCAAGTCCGGTATTGTACCGGGCGCTGTATCTGGAAGTGCATCCGACAGTCCAGCGAGGAAATTGCCATGACTAGAGCCACGATCGAAATCGTCGCCACGCAGAGCCAGCCGCATTTGTGCCGCAGGAACACTCGCACGGACATTTGCCGCGAAACCGAGCGACTGAACCGAAGCGATCGAGCATAATGCGTAAATCATGGCAAAACCTCACAGGAGGAAAACTTGCATTCTTCAGATAACATACTACACTTGTATTACGACAATGTCTACCTTTAGGAGAAGAAAAGAATGTACACGCTGAATCGCACCGCAACGA from Leptolyngbya ohadii IS1 includes the following:
- a CDS encoding GNAT family N-acetyltransferase, yielding MLTLTARSYAGQIDLQSITDLINQCEAADREEEFYSVEEVEQELTSPGFDPAKDMRLWETDGKLLALGELWISDADDPNLTAFLCIFVRPDRRYQGLEQETIAWAEARLRQVGQMRQQQPVLQCSSVDWQHQTIEILEKSGFAIERRFYTMRRLLTEPIPAPSFPEGFRLINGRDGLDNAALVELYNQTFIDHWNFHPMTIEDLQHMMAEPNYRPDEFLVVAAPDGTYAGYCYCASQSEANKHLPQPIGWVHGLRTRRGFRRMGLGRALLLAGLHRLRSTGMELAHLGVDLDNPNQALALYESVGFQPLRTRLIYSKAIG
- a CDS encoding alr0857 family protein, whose product is MLKLTYTETGLYLELVPESIEEWLHLRLTLSLRTSQSFHLEPGTASFLLPTDLPGLNRLHRLINRTEQEITLTTADHSSVEISLRGIWIASTTHETEGVFVAAIDRAVEALLFDLWQVSEMHISSLRS